From a single Prosthecobacter algae genomic region:
- a CDS encoding prolyl oligopeptidase family serine peptidase: protein MPRFLFALLLISSALAAATVDEAILATKKWDNQLYRHQVKPVWLDEDHFWYRVQTGPKSEEYVLIDAQKGTRQASPTRQGIGLPPHESLKASESKEKIHPSGNGSATTIVFHNRLSQPVHMFWIDAKGKHHDYKALAPGKTFRQNTFEDHVWLVKDDKGQPLTVVSARAEPLEVEIDAASRALTEAAPPKPKAGEVKSPNGQWSASVEHGRLILKEESTGKTLPVMTGGEPHPPFQGGITWAPDSSSLVVSCAENWVKRRISLLYSSPSDQVEPRRKEIDYPKPGDPLPKPVPVIVRLTANGCESKVVKTDLFSNPFIQTDRLDIRWAPDSREFYFDYNQRGHQLYRIIGVDAFTAASRTVVEETSTTFIDHTQKTWRHWLPKSGELLWMSERDGWCHLWLYDSGTGKVKRQVTKGEWVLRKVLHVDEEKGQVWFMAAGLRKGEDPYHQHLCRIQVDGSGFRQLTEGDGLHEIVWSPNKKYFVDSWSRADLPPVTELRRSEDGGLVCGLEVADAKALLATGWQMPERFVAKGRDGQTDIHGIIIRPSSFDPAKKYPVVEQIYAGPHSAFVPKSFGTLARQHRMAELGFIVVQADGIGTNHRGKKFHDVCWKNLKDAGFPDRIAWIKAAAQSRPWMDLQRVGIYGGSAGGQSAMRALLDHHDFYQAAVADCGCHDNRMDKIWWNEQWLGWPVDDSYKKNSNVEDAGKLQGQLLLIVGEVDDNVDPATTFQVVNALQKAGKSFEFMPIIGAGHGAAETPFGTRLQMNFLVKHLHP, encoded by the coding sequence ATGCCTCGCTTTCTTTTTGCCCTCCTTCTTATTTCTTCTGCACTTGCGGCAGCCACTGTTGATGAGGCTATCCTGGCCACCAAAAAATGGGATAACCAATTGTATCGTCATCAGGTAAAACCTGTCTGGCTGGATGAAGATCATTTTTGGTATCGTGTTCAGACCGGGCCTAAAAGTGAGGAATACGTTCTCATTGATGCACAAAAGGGGACACGTCAGGCGTCGCCCACTCGGCAGGGCATCGGTCTCCCGCCTCACGAATCGCTGAAGGCATCTGAGAGCAAGGAGAAGATCCATCCCTCCGGCAATGGCAGCGCCACCACCATCGTGTTTCACAACCGTCTGTCTCAGCCCGTGCACATGTTCTGGATCGACGCGAAAGGCAAACATCACGACTACAAGGCCCTAGCTCCAGGGAAGACCTTTCGGCAAAACACCTTTGAGGATCATGTCTGGCTGGTCAAAGACGACAAGGGGCAGCCTTTGACGGTCGTCAGCGCCCGGGCTGAACCTCTGGAGGTGGAAATTGATGCCGCTTCCCGGGCTTTGACCGAGGCGGCTCCGCCAAAACCTAAGGCAGGCGAGGTCAAATCCCCCAATGGCCAGTGGTCTGCAAGTGTGGAGCATGGGCGGCTGATCTTGAAGGAAGAGAGCACCGGCAAAACTTTGCCGGTGATGACTGGTGGAGAACCTCATCCTCCCTTTCAAGGCGGCATCACTTGGGCTCCCGATTCTTCCAGTCTGGTGGTCTCCTGTGCAGAGAATTGGGTGAAACGCCGCATCTCACTGCTCTACTCGTCTCCTTCGGATCAGGTGGAGCCCAGGAGAAAGGAGATCGATTATCCCAAGCCGGGCGATCCGCTGCCCAAGCCCGTGCCTGTCATTGTCAGGCTGACGGCGAACGGCTGCGAATCGAAGGTGGTGAAGACAGACCTGTTTTCAAATCCCTTCATCCAGACCGACCGTCTGGATATTCGCTGGGCACCGGACAGCCGTGAGTTTTACTTCGACTACAACCAGCGCGGGCATCAGCTGTACCGCATCATCGGGGTGGATGCATTCACGGCGGCCAGCCGTACTGTGGTAGAGGAGACCAGCACGACTTTTATTGACCATACTCAGAAAACCTGGCGTCATTGGCTGCCGAAAAGCGGTGAACTGCTCTGGATGAGCGAGCGTGACGGCTGGTGCCATCTGTGGCTGTATGACAGTGGCACAGGCAAGGTGAAGCGGCAGGTCACGAAGGGGGAATGGGTGCTGCGCAAGGTACTGCATGTGGATGAGGAGAAGGGGCAGGTCTGGTTCATGGCCGCTGGCCTGAGAAAAGGGGAGGATCCTTATCATCAGCATCTTTGCCGCATCCAGGTGGACGGTTCTGGATTCCGTCAACTGACCGAGGGGGACGGGCTGCATGAGATTGTCTGGTCGCCGAACAAAAAGTATTTCGTGGATTCTTGGTCGCGGGCGGATCTACCACCCGTCACGGAGCTGCGTCGCAGTGAAGATGGCGGCTTGGTCTGTGGCCTGGAAGTGGCCGATGCCAAAGCCCTGCTGGCCACAGGCTGGCAGATGCCCGAGAGGTTCGTCGCCAAAGGCCGCGATGGCCAGACGGACATCCACGGGATCATCATCCGCCCATCATCCTTTGATCCTGCTAAAAAGTACCCAGTGGTGGAACAGATCTATGCCGGACCTCACAGCGCGTTTGTTCCGAAGTCATTCGGCACTCTCGCCCGGCAGCACCGGATGGCCGAACTCGGATTCATCGTCGTGCAGGCCGACGGAATAGGGACCAATCATCGGGGCAAAAAGTTCCATGATGTGTGCTGGAAAAATCTCAAAGACGCAGGCTTCCCGGACCGCATTGCCTGGATCAAGGCTGCCGCCCAGTCACGGCCTTGGATGGATCTTCAGCGGGTGGGCATTTACGGTGGCAGTGCCGGTGGCCAGAGCGCCATGCGCGCTTTGCTGGATCACCACGACTTTTACCAGGCGGCTGTGGCAGACTGCGGCTGTCATGACAATCGCATGGACAAAATCTGGTGGAATGAGCAGTGGCTGGGCTGGCCTGTGGATGACAGTTACAAGAAGAATTCCAACGTCGAGGATGCTGGCAAACTTCAGGGGCAGCTCCTGCTGATCGTTGGAGAAGTGGATGACAACGTGGATCCCGCCACCACTTTTCAGGTGGTCAATGCCCTGCAAAAAGCGGGCAAAAGTTTTGAATTCATGCCTATCATCGGCGCTGGGCATGGAGCGGCGGAGACGCCTTTTGGCACGAGGCTGCAGATGAACTTTTTGGTGAAACATCTGCACCCCTGA
- a CDS encoding sulfatase — translation MKRLLFTLLGLGLFTVSLCAEPERPNFIIILADDLGWSDLGCYGNTFNETPNLDRLAREGMRFTQFYAGPVCSPTRANLQSGQDQARFGITQHIPGHRRPFAKLTDPVVASHLPLEVETYAERLSTSGYVTGYFGKWHLGKEGYGPQDQGWQTVMECQGHTQPANVTGTGQSQRTADYLTGKAEAFIAAHRERPFVIQLSHYAVHIPLSTTPELQKKYEAKKPMTGYPSNPLYAGLLEELDQSVGRVMNAVDAAGLAEKTLILFLSDNGGIEHEQSGRVVTSNRPLRGEKGTLYEGGIRIPAIARWPGRVPPGSECHTPVITMDVYPTLTELGDVQPLAGQPQDGVSLAAMLRNPEAKIARDTLFWHLPHYHHGTPASAIRQGGWKLIEFYETDSVQLYRLDSDPSEARDLAAAEPAKVAKLRADLAEWRTQVNAQMPVANPNHDPARADELAKGKKNAEN, via the coding sequence ATGAAACGTCTTCTTTTCACACTTCTCGGCCTTGGGCTTTTCACGGTGTCACTCTGCGCCGAGCCTGAACGCCCCAACTTCATCATCATCTTGGCCGACGACCTGGGTTGGTCAGACCTCGGCTGCTATGGAAACACGTTTAACGAAACGCCGAACCTGGACCGTCTGGCACGTGAGGGCATGCGGTTCACCCAGTTTTATGCAGGCCCCGTCTGCTCCCCCACCCGGGCCAATCTGCAAAGCGGGCAGGATCAGGCTCGTTTCGGCATCACTCAGCACATTCCGGGACACCGTCGCCCTTTTGCCAAACTGACCGATCCTGTGGTGGCCTCGCACTTGCCGTTGGAGGTGGAAACTTATGCGGAACGCCTCAGCACTTCTGGTTATGTCACCGGTTACTTTGGCAAATGGCATCTGGGCAAGGAAGGTTATGGCCCGCAGGATCAAGGCTGGCAAACCGTGATGGAATGCCAGGGGCACACTCAGCCTGCCAATGTCACCGGGACAGGCCAATCGCAGAGAACAGCCGACTATCTGACGGGCAAGGCGGAGGCGTTCATTGCGGCCCATCGGGAGCGTCCCTTTGTGATCCAGCTTTCGCATTACGCCGTGCATATCCCGCTTTCCACCACACCGGAATTGCAGAAGAAGTACGAGGCCAAAAAGCCCATGACTGGCTACCCCAGCAATCCTCTCTATGCAGGTCTGCTGGAAGAGCTGGACCAGAGTGTGGGCCGTGTGATGAATGCCGTGGATGCGGCCGGGCTGGCAGAAAAGACACTCATCCTTTTCCTTTCCGACAATGGCGGCATCGAGCATGAGCAGAGCGGACGCGTCGTGACCTCCAACCGGCCTCTGCGTGGAGAAAAAGGCACTCTGTATGAAGGCGGCATCCGCATCCCCGCCATCGCCCGCTGGCCAGGACGTGTGCCGCCCGGCAGCGAATGCCACACCCCCGTGATCACCATGGACGTCTATCCCACCCTCACGGAACTGGGGGATGTTCAGCCATTGGCGGGCCAGCCGCAGGATGGTGTGAGCCTGGCGGCCATGCTGAGAAATCCGGAAGCCAAGATCGCGCGTGACACTCTCTTCTGGCATCTGCCGCATTACCATCATGGCACTCCGGCCAGCGCGATTCGTCAGGGAGGCTGGAAACTCATCGAGTTTTATGAAACGGATTCGGTGCAGCTTTATAGGCTCGATTCAGATCCTTCTGAAGCGCGGGATCTGGCTGCGGCGGAGCCTGCCAAGGTGGCCAAGCTTCGCGCGGATCTCGCCGAATGGCGGACTCAGGTGAATGCGCAGATGCCCGTGGCCAATCCCAATCATGACCCGGCCAGAGCTGATGAACTGGCCAAAGGAAAGAAGAATGCGGAGAACTGA
- a CDS encoding arylsulfatase: MKRLRFFLFALATFSLTGTGLFGAAGDKPLNVVFILADDLGWGELGSYGQKKIPTPHLDRLAKEGSRFTRHYSGAPVCAPSRCVLMTGKHLGHAEIRGNLPAPKLLPQFTEGQYPLSEQAVTLAQTFQKAGYTTGALGKWGLGPVGSTGEPNKKGFDLFFGYNCQSLAHSFYPEYLWRNSEKVIINTKPVPGHGKQPEGEVKMEDWIGETYAPKLMIQEAEKFIQAQAAKPFFLYLAFIEPHVSMHPPRESVERFPEEWDTEPYRGQNGYVPHPRPRAGYAAMISDLDSYVGRVMTALDKAGVAENTLIIFTSDNGTTHPRSAKTHFHVGGVDAAFFNSTAGLRGYKGSVYEGGIRVPMIARLPGRIPAGSVNETPGFFADWFPTLCEAAGLKAPAGLDGQSLWTALTSGQKQERTKPLLWVFPEYEGQVAVRLGDMKAVRQKLKTKSPGAWELYDLSKDPAESADIAATHPEIVQQAEALLKQEMADNAIFPLTVPGVTQP, encoded by the coding sequence ATGAAACGTCTGCGTTTTTTCCTTTTTGCCCTCGCCACCTTTAGCCTGACGGGCACAGGCCTGTTTGGGGCAGCGGGTGACAAACCCTTGAATGTCGTTTTCATCCTGGCCGATGACCTTGGCTGGGGAGAGCTGGGGAGCTATGGCCAGAAAAAGATCCCCACACCGCATCTGGACCGCCTCGCAAAAGAGGGTTCCCGCTTCACCCGGCACTATTCTGGGGCCCCTGTGTGCGCCCCATCGCGCTGTGTGCTGATGACGGGCAAACACCTGGGGCATGCCGAAATTCGTGGCAACCTCCCTGCCCCCAAACTCCTGCCCCAGTTTACCGAGGGGCAGTATCCGCTCTCGGAACAGGCGGTGACCCTTGCGCAGACTTTTCAAAAAGCTGGTTATACAACAGGAGCCCTGGGAAAATGGGGCCTGGGCCCGGTGGGAAGCACGGGCGAGCCTAACAAAAAGGGCTTCGATCTGTTTTTTGGCTACAACTGCCAGTCCCTGGCGCACAGCTTTTATCCCGAATATCTCTGGCGCAATTCGGAGAAAGTCATCATCAACACCAAGCCCGTGCCCGGCCATGGAAAACAGCCGGAAGGCGAGGTGAAGATGGAGGACTGGATCGGCGAAACCTATGCCCCCAAGCTGATGATCCAGGAGGCGGAAAAGTTCATCCAGGCCCAGGCGGCCAAGCCCTTCTTTCTCTACCTCGCCTTCATCGAGCCGCATGTCTCCATGCACCCGCCCCGTGAATCCGTGGAAAGGTTTCCAGAAGAGTGGGATACGGAACCTTACCGGGGCCAGAACGGCTACGTCCCCCATCCGCGTCCACGCGCAGGCTATGCCGCCATGATCTCGGATCTGGACAGCTATGTGGGCCGTGTGATGACCGCCCTGGACAAAGCGGGTGTGGCTGAAAACACGCTGATCATTTTCACCAGCGACAATGGCACCACCCACCCGCGTTCCGCCAAAACACACTTCCATGTGGGCGGCGTGGATGCGGCGTTTTTTAACAGCACCGCCGGCCTCCGCGGTTACAAAGGAAGCGTGTATGAAGGCGGCATCCGCGTACCCATGATCGCCCGGCTTCCGGGCCGTATCCCTGCTGGCAGCGTCAATGAAACTCCCGGCTTTTTTGCCGACTGGTTTCCCACGCTGTGTGAGGCCGCAGGCCTGAAAGCCCCCGCCGGATTGGATGGGCAAAGCCTCTGGACAGCCCTCACCAGCGGGCAGAAACAGGAACGAACGAAGCCGCTGCTGTGGGTGTTCCCAGAATACGAAGGCCAGGTGGCCGTGCGCCTGGGCGACATGAAGGCCGTCCGCCAGAAACTGAAGACCAAGTCTCCAGGGGCCTGGGAACTCTACGACTTGTCCAAAGACCCGGCGGAATCTGCTGACATCGCGGCAACGCATCCTGAGATCGTCCAGCAGGCGGAAGCGCTGCTGAAACAGGAAATGGCCGACAACGCCATCTTTCCTCTGACGGTGCCAGGCGTGACCCAACCTTGA
- a CDS encoding sugar phosphate isomerase/epimerase family protein produces the protein MRRLCIHTITTKPWTTEECISRYAAAGVGGITFWRYNLEGRNPAVVGKQAREAGLDIVSLCRGGFFPASSAEGRQKAIDDNRRCIEEAQALGAPLIVLVCGAVPGQSLEESRKQIADGIAAVLPDAEAAGVKLGIEPLHPMYADDRSAVNTMRQANDICDALGSPDMLGIAADVYHIWWDPELQHQIEFTAAQKRLFAFHICDWKTPTTDFLNDRGLMGEGCIPIRQISDWVDATGYKGPREVEIFSHRYWAMDQDEYLGKITESYRQLYV, from the coding sequence ATGCGCCGCCTCTGCATCCACACCATCACCACCAAGCCCTGGACCACAGAAGAATGCATCTCCCGTTATGCCGCTGCCGGCGTGGGGGGCATCACCTTCTGGCGCTATAATTTGGAAGGTCGAAATCCGGCGGTGGTCGGCAAACAGGCCCGCGAAGCTGGGCTGGACATCGTCAGCCTCTGCCGGGGAGGTTTCTTCCCGGCATCGTCCGCCGAAGGCCGCCAGAAGGCCATTGATGACAATCGCCGCTGCATTGAGGAAGCCCAGGCCCTGGGCGCACCTCTGATCGTCCTCGTCTGCGGCGCAGTCCCTGGACAGTCGCTGGAAGAATCAAGAAAGCAGATTGCCGATGGCATCGCCGCCGTCCTGCCAGACGCCGAAGCGGCGGGAGTGAAGCTGGGCATCGAGCCCCTGCACCCCATGTATGCGGATGACCGCAGCGCCGTGAACACCATGCGCCAGGCCAATGACATCTGCGATGCTCTGGGCTCTCCAGACATGCTGGGCATTGCCGCAGACGTTTACCACATCTGGTGGGATCCGGAACTGCAGCATCAGATTGAGTTCACTGCCGCCCAGAAGCGACTCTTTGCCTTCCACATCTGCGACTGGAAAACTCCGACGACAGACTTTCTGAATGATCGCGGCCTGATGGGTGAAGGCTGCATCCCCATCCGCCAGATTTCAGACTGGGTGGATGCCACCGGCTACAAAGGCCCCCGGGAGGTCGAGATCTTTTCGCATCGTTACTGGGCCATGGACCAGGACGAATACCTGGGCAAAATCACCGAATCTTACCGCCAACTTTACGTGTGA
- the floA gene encoding flotillin-like protein FloA (flotillin-like protein involved in membrane lipid rafts), which translates to MDNMQLLLVGGAIIVALVLFLIVAKFFNLWLRARISNAPVSIVNLLAMYLRGVPNALIVDTRITSAKAGIPINTDQLEAHYLSGGDVTHVVLSLIAADKAGIPLDFRRACAIDLACKGTSKTVLEAVRTSINPKVIDCPHPDMGRGGKIDAVAKDGISLRVRARVTVRTNLDRFIGGATEETVVARVGEGIVTCIGSSASYKDVLENPDSISKLVLHKGVDAGTAFEILSIDIADIDVGENVGAKLQAEQAETDKKIAQANAEVRRAAAVAVEQEMAARTQEMRARVVEAEAQIPMAMAEAFRNGNLGIMDFARYKNIAADTDMRAKIAGTATGSPQS; encoded by the coding sequence ATGGATAACATGCAGCTGCTTCTCGTCGGGGGTGCGATCATCGTCGCACTCGTCCTGTTCCTCATTGTGGCCAAGTTTTTCAATCTGTGGCTGCGGGCCCGGATTTCCAATGCCCCCGTCAGCATCGTCAACCTCCTGGCCATGTATCTGCGGGGAGTGCCCAATGCACTCATTGTGGATACCCGCATCACCTCCGCCAAGGCAGGCATTCCTATCAACACGGACCAGCTTGAGGCCCACTACCTCTCCGGCGGTGATGTCACCCATGTGGTCCTTTCCCTCATCGCTGCCGACAAGGCGGGCATCCCCTTGGATTTCCGCCGTGCCTGCGCCATTGACCTTGCCTGTAAAGGCACCTCCAAGACCGTGCTGGAAGCCGTGCGCACCAGCATCAATCCCAAGGTCATCGACTGCCCTCATCCGGACATGGGGCGCGGGGGCAAAATCGATGCCGTGGCCAAAGACGGCATCTCCCTGCGGGTGCGTGCCCGTGTCACTGTCCGCACCAATCTTGACCGCTTCATCGGCGGTGCCACGGAAGAGACCGTGGTCGCCCGTGTGGGTGAAGGCATCGTGACCTGCATCGGCTCCTCCGCCTCATACAAGGACGTGCTGGAGAATCCGGACAGCATCTCCAAACTGGTGCTGCACAAAGGCGTAGATGCAGGCACGGCCTTTGAGATCCTTTCCATTGATATCGCCGACATTGACGTGGGTGAAAACGTGGGTGCCAAGCTCCAGGCCGAACAGGCGGAGACGGACAAAAAGATCGCCCAGGCCAATGCCGAAGTGCGCCGTGCCGCCGCTGTGGCCGTGGAGCAGGAAATGGCCGCCCGCACCCAGGAAATGCGCGCCCGCGTCGTCGAGGCCGAAGCCCAGATCCCGATGGCCATGGCCGAAGCCTTCCGCAATGGCAATCTCGGCATCATGGACTTTGCCCGTTACAAAAACATCGCGGCAGACACCGACATGCGCGCAAAAATTGCTGGCACGGCGACCGGGTCCCCTCAATCCTGA
- a CDS encoding NfeD family protein — protein MVLLHMVTTVAIIVILGVLLMILETFVPGMIAGILGALFVLSGVLLVMTADEFSSWPSWGRGAAACGIIIGSAALQLIWLRFFAVKFWSRSFTLQAEIPSADSTQTLACGTEGVALTELRPLGRAEFNGSRREVRCEDGFVPAGSRLRITGSEPGNLLVRVILHQPL, from the coding sequence ATGGTCCTCTTACACATGGTCACCACCGTCGCCATCATTGTGATCCTCGGGGTTCTCCTCATGATCTTGGAGACCTTTGTTCCCGGCATGATCGCCGGGATTTTGGGCGCTCTGTTCGTTTTGAGCGGCGTGCTGCTGGTCATGACGGCCGATGAGTTCTCCAGCTGGCCAAGCTGGGGACGCGGAGCTGCGGCTTGCGGCATCATCATCGGCTCGGCTGCCTTGCAACTCATCTGGCTGCGCTTCTTTGCGGTCAAATTTTGGAGCCGCTCATTCACGCTCCAGGCGGAGATCCCTTCAGCCGACTCTACCCAAACACTGGCCTGTGGCACGGAGGGCGTGGCCCTCACGGAATTACGCCCGCTCGGACGGGCGGAGTTTAATGGCAGCCGGCGCGAGGTCCGCTGCGAGGACGGTTTTGTCCCCGCCGGTTCACGGCTCCGCATCACCGGTTCAGAACCGGGCAATCTTTTGGTCCGCGTCATCCTCCACCAACCCCTCTAG
- a CDS encoding Zn-dependent alcohol dehydrogenase: protein MRTAPAAVLYETGKPMVIEEVTVLPPQAGEVMVRMKAAGVCHSDLHVIKGDLPMTCPIILGHEGAGIVEEVGPGVSSVQPGDHVIPIWRASCGRCEYCLNGKPALCDMGTAMRFTGTMPDGQTRFRNARGDSIRHYAGVSTFSSLSTMPEAAVVKIDADFPLWKAALIGCGVITGVGAVTYAAQVRPGSTVAVYGCGGIGLNIIQGARLVSTAQIIAVDTVASKETWARQMGATHFVDASTCDPVQAVKDLTGGRGVDYAFEAIGLPRPIEQAYDSVRKGGTCVVSGICRADARAAINVNQLVYAEKTLKGTLYGSARPRVDLLNLIGLHRSGHLLLDELLTKTYPLEQINEAYESLERGEVARSLILWD, encoded by the coding sequence ATGCGCACCGCCCCTGCCGCCGTTCTTTACGAAACTGGAAAACCAATGGTGATCGAAGAGGTCACTGTGCTGCCTCCGCAGGCAGGTGAGGTCATGGTGAGGATGAAGGCCGCCGGGGTCTGCCACAGCGACCTGCACGTGATCAAAGGCGACCTGCCCATGACCTGCCCCATCATTCTGGGGCATGAAGGGGCAGGCATCGTGGAGGAAGTGGGTCCTGGGGTCAGCTCCGTACAACCTGGGGACCATGTCATCCCCATCTGGCGCGCCTCCTGTGGCCGCTGCGAGTACTGCCTGAATGGCAAGCCGGCCCTTTGCGATATGGGCACCGCCATGCGCTTCACCGGCACGATGCCCGATGGGCAGACCCGTTTTCGCAATGCCCGTGGTGACAGCATCCGCCACTACGCGGGTGTCTCCACCTTCAGCAGCCTTTCCACCATGCCGGAGGCGGCGGTGGTGAAAATAGACGCCGATTTCCCTCTGTGGAAAGCCGCCCTGATCGGCTGCGGAGTCATCACCGGAGTCGGGGCCGTGACGTACGCGGCGCAGGTCCGGCCCGGCTCCACCGTCGCTGTGTATGGCTGCGGCGGTATCGGTCTGAACATCATCCAGGGCGCCAGACTGGTCAGCACCGCGCAGATCATTGCCGTGGATACCGTGGCCTCCAAGGAAACCTGGGCACGGCAGATGGGGGCCACCCATTTTGTGGATGCCAGCACCTGCGATCCGGTGCAGGCCGTCAAGGACCTGACCGGCGGACGCGGCGTGGACTATGCGTTTGAAGCCATCGGCCTGCCCAGGCCCATCGAGCAAGCTTATGACAGCGTGCGCAAAGGCGGCACCTGCGTGGTTTCCGGCATCTGCCGGGCCGATGCCCGCGCGGCGATCAATGTGAACCAGCTCGTCTATGCCGAAAAGACCCTGAAAGGCACCCTCTATGGCAGTGCCCGGCCACGGGTGGACCTCCTCAACCTCATCGGCCTGCACCGCAGCGGCCATCTGCTGCTGGATGAACTGCTGACGAAGACCTATCCGCTGGAGCAGATCAATGAGGCCTATGAATCCCTGGAACGTGGCGAGGTGGCCCGCAGCCTCATCCTTTGGGACTGA
- a CDS encoding alpha/beta hydrolase translates to MFTRLFVLACLSVSVTLQAAEPATHVYKKVGDRPLKLTLVNPPGWKAEDKRPAMVFFHGGGWVGGGPTQFSQHSDYLATRGLVCIQVEYRLLKGTAADTPPLVCVQDAKSAMRWVRGHAAELGIDPQRIGAGGGSAGGHLAAFVGMVKGLDDPQDDLAISPKANALALFNPVFDNGPDQGWGTARMKDRYKEFSPAHNITSDDPPAIIFLGTEDKLIPVAVVARFKDGMVKAGVRCEALFYEGQGHGFFNAGKANNKFFHETLVATDRFLASLGWIQGEPTLNTATPPKP, encoded by the coding sequence ATGTTCACCCGACTCTTCGTCCTCGCCTGCCTTTCTGTTTCAGTCACCCTCCAGGCGGCAGAGCCTGCGACCCATGTTTATAAAAAAGTGGGGGATCGCCCGTTGAAGCTGACTCTTGTCAATCCGCCGGGCTGGAAGGCTGAAGATAAGCGTCCGGCCATGGTCTTTTTCCATGGCGGTGGCTGGGTAGGCGGTGGCCCCACGCAATTCAGTCAACACAGCGATTATCTGGCGACTCGGGGCCTGGTCTGCATCCAGGTGGAGTATCGTTTGCTCAAAGGCACTGCTGCCGATACTCCGCCGCTGGTCTGTGTGCAGGATGCGAAGTCTGCCATGCGTTGGGTCCGTGGGCATGCGGCGGAGCTGGGGATTGATCCGCAGCGCATCGGCGCAGGCGGCGGTTCAGCGGGAGGTCACCTCGCAGCTTTTGTTGGCATGGTGAAGGGCCTGGATGATCCGCAGGATGACCTCGCGATATCGCCCAAGGCCAATGCGCTGGCGCTTTTCAATCCGGTCTTTGACAATGGTCCTGACCAGGGCTGGGGGACGGCCCGGATGAAAGACCGCTACAAGGAGTTTTCTCCCGCGCACAACATCACCTCCGACGATCCTCCTGCCATCATCTTTCTAGGCACCGAGGACAAGCTGATCCCGGTGGCCGTGGTCGCACGCTTCAAAGACGGCATGGTCAAGGCAGGCGTCCGCTGTGAAGCGCTGTTTTACGAAGGGCAGGGGCATGGTTTTTTCAATGCAGGCAAGGCTAACAACAAGTTCTTCCATGAGACTCTCGTCGCCACGGATCGCTTTCTGGCCTCCCTGGGCTGGATCCAGGGAGAGCCAACATTGAACACAGCGACACCGCCCAAGCCTTGA